A window of Gemmatimonadales bacterium contains these coding sequences:
- a CDS encoding MoxR family ATPase, with translation MDGPDAEVVAQAAGAHALAQQLGGVVLGQEAAIRDAVAALIARGHVLLEGVPGTAKTLLVRSLSLALGLEFRRIQFTPDLMPSDITGVSLLAGPASFAFRPGPIFGDLVLGDEINRAPAKTQAALLEAMQERSVTVDGTTHPLSSAFTVFATQNPVEFEGTYPLPEAELDRFLVKVVLDYPAVETEQAILARVLDGFEADDPASYGIGAPLERGTLDALRRAARAVRAAPPILAYITAIVRATRAAPSLTLGASPRGGVALLKVTQASALLEGRDYVVPDDVKAMALAALRHRVSVAPELELEGVTADSALRAILDQVDAPA, from the coding sequence ATGGACGGACCTGACGCCGAGGTAGTCGCGCAGGCGGCCGGCGCTCACGCGCTCGCCCAACAGCTCGGCGGCGTGGTGCTCGGCCAGGAGGCGGCGATCCGCGACGCGGTGGCCGCGCTCATCGCGCGCGGCCACGTGCTGCTCGAGGGCGTGCCCGGCACGGCAAAGACGCTCCTTGTGAGGAGCCTGAGCCTCGCCCTTGGCCTCGAGTTCCGCCGGATCCAGTTCACCCCCGATCTCATGCCGAGCGATATCACCGGCGTGAGCCTGCTGGCGGGGCCCGCGAGCTTCGCGTTCCGTCCGGGGCCGATTTTCGGCGATCTCGTGCTCGGCGACGAGATCAACCGCGCGCCGGCCAAGACCCAGGCTGCGCTGCTCGAGGCGATGCAGGAGCGGAGCGTCACGGTGGATGGAACTACGCATCCGCTCTCCAGCGCCTTCACGGTATTCGCGACGCAGAATCCGGTCGAGTTCGAGGGAACCTACCCGCTGCCCGAGGCCGAGCTCGATCGCTTCCTGGTGAAGGTGGTACTCGACTACCCCGCGGTGGAAACCGAGCAGGCGATCCTGGCACGGGTGCTCGACGGCTTCGAGGCGGACGACCCGGCGAGTTACGGCATCGGCGCCCCGCTCGAGCGAGGCACGCTCGACGCGTTGCGGCGCGCGGCCCGCGCGGTGCGAGCGGCGCCGCCGATCCTCGCCTACATCACCGCGATCGTGCGGGCCACGCGCGCGGCGCCGTCGCTCACGCTCGGCGCGTCGCCGCGGGGCGGCGTGGCGCTGCTCAAGGTGACGCAGGCGTCCGCGCTGCTCGAGGGGCGGGACTACGTGGTGCCCGACGACGTGAAGGCGATGGCGCTCGCGGCGCTCCGCCACCGGGTGAGCGTGGCGCCCGAGCTCGAGCTCGAGGGTGTCACGGCCGACAGCGCGCTCCGCGCCATTCTCGACCAGGTCGACGCGCCCGCATGA
- a CDS encoding DUF4350 domain-containing protein → MQSRREVLVAAGAMLLAATLVAVLGVRSNRRPSDDPRRSTYLSGPNGARGMAQALGRLGVRVVQLRQNPAWHLQEAAVRPGAVLAVLGPQYPLTPSEGIALATLPHGVSAPDLLLAGIETNAAMRCFGWRAERRSSRGAAWVQGQTRSLDVEAVLMQTRRRVIRDSSGAADGVTTECRVPDVSREEMLLVAGNGTAAGAAAAVRLTVTGGRTITLVADDELFSNRALRDDGTGPFVLRLVAGRYDRMLVDEYHQGFGPSGSLWRAALGWSSESPWGWALWQLAAVGLIALAAASRRFGPVRGGIDRRRRSPLEHVRALATALAAARGHDLAVRLLVQGLRRRIAAGAPPGAARSLRADPRPWLSTAEARARTARGRSAAQELTALLDHPQSAAGVLRAADLAEDLWTDLTPR, encoded by the coding sequence ATGCAATCGCGCCGTGAGGTGCTCGTGGCTGCCGGTGCGATGCTCCTGGCCGCGACGCTCGTCGCCGTGCTTGGCGTCCGATCGAATCGCCGGCCGAGCGATGACCCGCGCCGCTCGACCTATCTCTCGGGTCCGAACGGCGCGCGTGGAATGGCGCAGGCGCTCGGGCGTCTCGGTGTGCGCGTCGTGCAACTCAGGCAGAATCCCGCGTGGCACCTCCAGGAAGCAGCGGTCAGGCCGGGTGCTGTGCTCGCGGTGCTCGGGCCGCAGTACCCGCTCACGCCATCGGAGGGCATCGCGCTCGCGACTCTGCCCCACGGCGTCTCAGCGCCCGATCTGCTGCTCGCCGGAATCGAGACGAACGCCGCGATGCGGTGCTTCGGATGGCGCGCGGAGCGTCGGAGCAGTCGAGGCGCCGCCTGGGTGCAGGGGCAGACCAGGTCGCTCGACGTCGAGGCCGTGCTCATGCAGACGCGGCGCCGCGTGATCCGTGACTCTTCCGGCGCGGCGGACGGCGTCACGACGGAGTGCCGGGTCCCGGACGTATCGCGGGAGGAGATGCTGCTCGTGGCGGGCAACGGTACGGCGGCAGGGGCCGCCGCAGCGGTGCGCCTCACCGTCACGGGCGGCCGCACGATCACGCTCGTGGCCGATGACGAGCTGTTCAGCAATCGCGCGCTGCGCGACGACGGCACGGGCCCGTTCGTGCTGCGCCTCGTCGCCGGCCGCTATGACCGGATGCTGGTCGACGAGTACCACCAGGGATTCGGACCATCGGGCTCGCTCTGGCGGGCGGCGCTCGGATGGAGCAGCGAGTCGCCGTGGGGCTGGGCGCTCTGGCAGCTCGCCGCGGTCGGGCTCATCGCGCTGGCGGCGGCGAGCCGGCGGTTCGGTCCGGTGCGCGGAGGCATCGATCGGCGGCGCCGCTCGCCGCTGGAGCACGTGCGCGCGCTGGCTACGGCCCTCGCCGCGGCGCGCGGGCACGATCTCGCCGTACGGCTTCTGGTGCAGGGATTGAGGCGGCGCATCGCGGCCGGCGCGCCGCCCGGCGCGGCGCGGTCGCTCCGGGCCGATCCGCGCCCGTGGCTCAGCACCGCCGAGGCGCGCGCGCGCACCGCCCGCGGCCGGAGCGCAGCGCAGGAGCTCACCGCATTGCTCGATCACCCGCAGTCCGCCGCCGGCGTGCTGCGGGCCGCCGATCTCGCGGAGGACCTATGGACGGACCTGACGCCGAGGTAG
- a CDS encoding DUF4129 domain-containing protein, whose product MTQGDSLQAVLDSVFAAPEYQWVVRSDPWRWLREARARVYDWLLALRDGNPLAFRLLELALGLVFAAVLVYAGYVLWLTLRRGARAAGAVHADAPREPRDAEWHLRQADAAAAAGRHRDAFRLAFAALALRLDSLGRVRWAASKTPAEFAREARLAPDERARLRTLVATLYRELYGGAPAGADDYARWRAAALGIWEADAIAP is encoded by the coding sequence GTGACGCAGGGCGACTCGCTCCAGGCGGTGCTCGACTCGGTCTTTGCCGCACCCGAATATCAGTGGGTAGTGCGGTCCGACCCGTGGCGCTGGCTGCGCGAGGCGCGGGCGCGAGTATACGACTGGCTGCTCGCCCTGCGCGACGGGAATCCGCTCGCCTTCCGGCTGCTGGAACTCGCGCTCGGGCTGGTGTTCGCCGCAGTGCTCGTCTATGCCGGCTACGTGCTCTGGCTCACGCTCCGGCGCGGTGCCCGGGCCGCCGGCGCGGTGCACGCGGACGCGCCGCGCGAGCCGCGGGACGCGGAATGGCACCTGCGCCAGGCCGACGCTGCCGCGGCCGCGGGCCGCCACCGGGATGCGTTCCGGCTCGCGTTCGCCGCGCTTGCGCTCCGGCTCGACTCGCTCGGCCGCGTGCGGTGGGCCGCGAGCAAGACGCCGGCCGAATTTGCGCGCGAAGCGCGGCTCGCCCCGGACGAGCGCGCGCGGCTCCGCACGCTCGTTGCGACGCTCTACCGCGAGCTTTATGGCGGCGCGCCTGCGGGGGCCGACGACTACGCCCGCTGGCGGGCCGCCGCGCTCGGAATCTGGGAGGCCGATGCAATCGCGCCGTGA
- a CDS encoding stage II sporulation protein M, protein MAAAPPSDFRQHLEVETPEHVVLDLEIAGFGSRVLAALLDRLLLVGLTAAAVGLALLAAAAGIVPRGGWFAAIPLLIVFAVWNGYFILFEGLRGGQTPGKRWVGLRVVRDTGHPVTLGDAAVRDLLRAADFLPPPYLIGMLLTAFHPRAKRLGDLVAGTVVVRDRPLEAGTPRVTRASITPDRLAAPQLTEAEFRLLSGFAERAGTLAAEVRERLAARLAGRLTDRLPERGGSLAERLIALHAAEAERRHSPLASRGGAAGSLADRQSGRWREFHALAERAAREGLDGFRPDELPDFAARYREIAADLARARTYDADAATIARLERLVAAGHNALYRDERKTWRDTWTLVTREFPAAVLAERRAVLIAFLLFAAPAAAGYRLIRDRPALAEELVPETMLRRAAAGRTRAAQGKTYVEVDWDARPAQAAFIITNNVRIAFICFAGGIFLGVGSLVLLAYNGLALGVFAGHFANQGLLGYLLEFVVGHGVLELSAIWIAGAAGFLLGYAVVAPGDLSRADALVTSGRTALRMVGMSAVLLAVAGTIEGFLSVSGAGLAPRALVSGASVLLLAVYLANGLRALTARAASSAFGSPAPRSPAGWTGSPGRAAPR, encoded by the coding sequence ATGGCCGCCGCGCCGCCGTCAGACTTTCGGCAGCATCTCGAGGTCGAGACCCCCGAGCACGTCGTGCTCGATCTGGAGATCGCGGGGTTCGGCTCGCGCGTGCTCGCGGCCCTGCTCGACCGCCTGCTGCTCGTGGGCCTCACGGCGGCCGCCGTTGGCCTCGCGCTCCTCGCCGCGGCGGCCGGCATCGTGCCGCGCGGCGGTTGGTTTGCCGCGATCCCCCTGCTCATCGTCTTCGCCGTCTGGAACGGGTACTTCATCCTCTTCGAGGGACTCCGGGGCGGGCAGACGCCGGGCAAGCGCTGGGTGGGGCTCCGCGTCGTGCGCGACACCGGCCACCCCGTAACACTGGGCGACGCCGCGGTGCGCGACCTGCTCCGCGCCGCCGACTTTCTGCCCCCGCCCTATCTCATTGGCATGCTGCTCACCGCCTTTCACCCTCGCGCCAAGCGCCTCGGTGATCTGGTGGCGGGCACCGTCGTGGTTCGCGACCGGCCGCTCGAGGCCGGCACGCCGCGCGTCACCCGGGCATCGATAACACCCGATCGGCTCGCGGCCCCGCAGCTCACCGAGGCCGAGTTCCGGCTGCTTTCGGGGTTCGCTGAGCGCGCCGGCACGCTCGCCGCCGAGGTGCGCGAGCGGCTCGCGGCGCGACTCGCCGGCCGCCTCACGGATCGGCTGCCCGAGCGCGGAGGATCGCTCGCCGAGCGCCTCATCGCGCTGCACGCGGCGGAGGCCGAGCGGCGGCACAGCCCGCTCGCCTCGCGGGGCGGCGCCGCGGGCTCGTTGGCGGATCGACAGTCGGGGCGCTGGCGTGAATTTCACGCGCTGGCCGAGCGGGCCGCGCGCGAGGGGCTGGACGGCTTCCGGCCCGACGAGCTTCCCGACTTCGCGGCGCGCTACCGTGAAATCGCGGCCGATCTTGCCCGCGCCCGCACCTACGACGCCGACGCCGCGACGATCGCCCGGCTCGAGCGGCTCGTCGCCGCCGGGCACAACGCTCTTTATCGCGATGAGCGGAAGACGTGGCGCGACACGTGGACGCTGGTAACGCGGGAGTTTCCGGCGGCAGTGCTGGCGGAGCGGCGCGCGGTGCTCATCGCCTTCCTTCTCTTTGCCGCGCCCGCCGCCGCCGGGTACCGGCTCATCCGCGATCGGCCGGCGCTCGCCGAGGAGCTGGTGCCCGAGACGATGCTCCGGCGCGCCGCCGCGGGGCGGACCCGCGCCGCCCAGGGCAAGACGTACGTCGAGGTGGACTGGGACGCGCGGCCCGCGCAGGCGGCGTTCATCATCACCAACAACGTGCGCATCGCCTTCATCTGCTTCGCCGGCGGCATCTTCCTGGGCGTGGGGTCGCTCGTGCTCCTCGCGTACAACGGGCTCGCGCTCGGGGTCTTCGCCGGACATTTCGCGAATCAGGGGCTGCTCGGTTATCTGCTCGAGTTCGTGGTGGGGCACGGCGTGCTGGAGCTGTCGGCGATCTGGATTGCGGGAGCCGCCGGGTTCCTGCTCGGCTACGCCGTCGTGGCGCCGGGCGACTTGAGCCGGGCCGACGCGCTGGTCACGAGCGGGCGGACCGCGCTCCGGATGGTGGGGATGTCGGCCGTCCTGCTTGCGGTGGCTGGAACCATCGAGGGCTTTCTGTCTGTCAGCGGCGCGGGTCTCGCTCCCCGCGCCCTGGTGAGCGGGGCCAGCGTGCTCCTGCTCGCCGTGTATCTGGCGAACGGGCTCCGCGCGCTCACAGCTCGCGCAGCATCGTCCGCATTCGGATCGCCAGCGCCTCGATCTCCCGCAGGCTGGACCGGGTCTCCTGGTCGAGCTGCGCCTCGTTGA
- the rho gene encoding transcription termination factor Rho, with protein MDIAELKQKSVAELHTLAEQLNITNYSGLRKQDLIFRIEQSLLDQDTVIRGEGVLEILPEGYGFLRSQDWNYLYGPDDIYVSPSQIKRFDLRTGDTVMGQVRPPKEGERYLALLKVESVNFEEPEKTKHRIAFDNLKPRYPDRRIRLERKTSDLSMRVVDLLSPLGMGQRALIVAPPKAGKTILMQKLANAISENHPEIVLIVLLIDERPEEVTDMEENVKAEVISSTFDEPADRHVQVADMVIEKAKRLVEHGRDVVILLDSITRLARAHNVVVPHSGKILSGGVDANALQKPKRFFGAARNIDKGGSLSIIATALIDTGSRMDEVIFEEFKGTGNSELVLDRRLADRRIYPAIDIQRTSTRKEELLMDKDELNRVYLLRNFLADMPPVEALEFLLERMKRTKNNKEFFATMAQ; from the coding sequence GTGGACATCGCTGAGCTGAAGCAGAAATCCGTCGCGGAACTGCACACGCTGGCTGAGCAACTCAACATCACGAACTATTCGGGGCTCCGCAAACAGGACCTCATCTTCCGGATCGAGCAGTCGCTGCTCGACCAGGACACCGTCATTCGCGGCGAAGGGGTGCTCGAGATCCTGCCCGAGGGCTACGGCTTTCTCCGCAGCCAGGACTGGAACTATCTCTACGGCCCCGACGACATCTACGTGAGCCCGAGCCAGATCAAGCGCTTCGATCTGCGCACCGGCGACACGGTGATGGGCCAGGTGCGCCCGCCCAAGGAAGGCGAGCGTTATCTCGCGTTGCTCAAGGTCGAGAGCGTCAATTTCGAGGAGCCGGAAAAGACCAAGCACCGGATCGCGTTCGACAACCTGAAGCCACGCTACCCCGATCGGCGCATCCGGCTGGAGCGCAAGACGAGCGACCTCTCCATGCGGGTGGTGGATCTCCTCTCGCCCCTCGGCATGGGTCAGCGCGCGCTCATCGTGGCGCCGCCCAAGGCGGGTAAGACGATCCTGATGCAGAAGCTCGCCAACGCCATCAGCGAGAACCATCCGGAGATCGTCCTCATCGTACTGCTCATCGACGAGCGCCCCGAGGAAGTCACCGACATGGAGGAAAACGTCAAGGCGGAGGTGATCTCCTCCACCTTCGACGAGCCGGCCGATCGGCACGTGCAGGTGGCCGATATGGTCATCGAAAAGGCCAAGCGCCTGGTGGAGCACGGGCGCGACGTCGTCATCCTGCTCGACTCCATCACCCGTCTGGCCCGGGCGCACAACGTGGTGGTGCCGCATTCGGGCAAGATTCTCTCGGGCGGCGTCGACGCCAACGCGCTGCAGAAGCCCAAACGGTTCTTCGGCGCGGCGCGCAACATCGACAAGGGCGGCAGCCTCAGTATCATCGCAACCGCCCTCATCGACACCGGCAGCCGCATGGACGAGGTCATTTTCGAGGAGTTCAAGGGCACCGGCAACTCGGAGCTGGTGCTCGACCGCCGTCTGGCCGACCGCCGCATCTACCCGGCCATCGATATCCAGCGCACCAGCACGCGCAAGGAAGAGCTGCTGATGGACAAGGACGAGCTCAACCGGGTGTACCTGCTGCGCAACTTCCTCGCCGACATGCCGCCCGTCGAGGCGCTCGAATTCCTCCTCGAGCGGATGAAGCGCACCAAGAACAACAAGGAGTTCTTCGCGACCATGGCGCAGTAG
- the ruvX gene encoding Holliday junction resolvase RuvX, protein MAAIPSTGRILGVDWGEVRIGLAQSDESQILASPLETLVRRPGRRVPMPRLLELIGAGQPVGVVVGLPLTPEGDEGPAAAEARALGELIGRRAALTVAYWDERHTTARVLSVMKEQGSSARGQRGKVDALAAAVLLQGYLDYRRAGVTGGR, encoded by the coding sequence ATGGCCGCAATCCCCTCGACCGGACGCATTCTCGGCGTCGACTGGGGCGAGGTGCGGATCGGGCTCGCCCAGAGCGACGAGTCCCAGATCCTCGCCTCTCCGCTGGAGACGCTGGTGCGCCGCCCCGGACGGCGCGTGCCGATGCCGCGTCTCCTCGAGTTGATCGGCGCTGGCCAACCGGTAGGCGTCGTGGTCGGCCTCCCCCTTACGCCTGAAGGCGACGAGGGCCCCGCCGCCGCCGAGGCCCGCGCGCTCGGCGAGCTGATCGGCCGGCGCGCGGCGCTGACGGTGGCGTATTGGGATGAACGGCACACGACGGCCCGCGTGCTGTCGGTGATGAAGGAGCAGGGAAGCTCGGCCAGGGGGCAGAGGGGAAAAGTGGACGCGCTGGCGGCCGCTGTGTTGTTGCAGGGGTATCTGGATTATCGACGCGCCGGGGTGACTGGTGGGCGGTAA
- the mltG gene encoding endolytic transglycosylase MltG has protein sequence MGGKKGGGRVRTASTALTASFAALTVLTSCTTHPSGSPQLITIPPNASFAAVADSLHAHGIVRSRLWFKLVARIEGVDRSVQAGVYEFRPGAPATDVLAALAAGRTATTRLTMPEGFTIADLAALAAGRLGLPADSVVAAARDTAEVRALGLPGPSLEGFLSPDTYSLPVGATARELVRLLAENFKRHWGPAWTARLDTIGMTELEAVTLASIVEGEARVDEERATIAGVYRNRLRIGMGLQADPTVQYAILLETGHRKPRLYEKDYQIKSPYNTYLYRGLPPGPVNSPGRASIEAALYPADVPYLYFVATPDGHHLFSRTYDEHLRNVTRMRRLARAAPRVDSAR, from the coding sequence GTGGGCGGTAAAAAAGGCGGTGGCCGGGTCCGTACCGCCTCTACCGCCCTTACCGCCTCCTTTGCGGCCCTCACCGTCCTGACGTCCTGCACCACCCACCCCTCCGGTTCTCCGCAACTGATCACCATCCCCCCCAACGCCTCCTTTGCCGCCGTCGCGGACTCGCTTCACGCGCACGGAATCGTGCGGAGCCGGCTCTGGTTCAAGCTGGTCGCGCGGATCGAAGGGGTTGATCGGAGCGTGCAGGCGGGCGTGTACGAGTTCCGGCCCGGCGCTCCCGCCACCGATGTGCTCGCGGCGCTCGCAGCCGGCAGGACCGCGACGACCCGGCTCACCATGCCTGAAGGGTTCACCATCGCCGACCTCGCGGCGCTCGCGGCCGGACGGCTCGGCCTGCCGGCCGATTCCGTGGTGGCCGCCGCCCGTGACACGGCCGAGGTGCGCGCACTCGGGCTACCGGGTCCGTCGCTCGAAGGGTTCCTGAGCCCCGACACCTACTCGCTCCCGGTCGGCGCCACGGCCCGCGAGCTCGTGCGGCTGCTCGCCGAAAACTTCAAGCGGCACTGGGGGCCTGCCTGGACCGCGCGGCTCGACACCATCGGCATGACCGAGCTCGAGGCCGTGACGCTGGCATCGATTGTCGAGGGCGAGGCGCGGGTCGATGAAGAGCGTGCCACCATCGCGGGCGTCTACAGGAACCGCCTCCGCATCGGGATGGGCCTCCAGGCCGATCCCACGGTGCAGTACGCGATCCTGCTCGAGACCGGGCATCGGAAGCCGCGGCTGTACGAGAAGGACTACCAGATCAAATCGCCGTACAACACCTATCTCTACCGCGGCCTGCCGCCCGGCCCCGTCAACTCGCCGGGCCGGGCGAGCATCGAGGCCGCGCTCTATCCCGCCGACGTGCCTTATCTGTACTTCGTCGCCACGCCGGACGGACACCACCTCTTCAGCCGCACCTACGACGAGCATCTCCGCAACGTGACGCGCATGCGCCGGCTCGCGCGCGCAGCGCCGCGCGTCGATTCCGCGCGCTGA
- the thiE gene encoding thiamine phosphate synthase, producing MRHNLASLVRLMAVTDDALVAGRDLVALARAAELGGATTLQLRLKSASPRALADAARALVAAVAVPVLVNDRPDVALAAGAAGVHLGPDDLPVPLARKIAPAGFIIGASVGTESEAAGAAGADYWGVGPWRTTSTKADAGAALGPDGFRRIVALAGGRPCIAIGGVRPADMPAILASGAAGIAAASGIFGAEDVERAARAYAAHGRGTHVAR from the coding sequence ATGCGGCATAATCTAGCGTCGCTCGTGCGGCTCATGGCCGTGACCGACGATGCGCTGGTGGCCGGGCGGGATCTGGTGGCGCTCGCGCGCGCGGCGGAGCTCGGCGGGGCCACGACGCTGCAACTCCGGCTCAAATCGGCGTCGCCACGCGCGCTGGCCGACGCGGCCCGGGCGCTGGTGGCCGCGGTGGCCGTGCCCGTACTGGTGAACGATCGGCCGGACGTGGCGCTTGCAGCGGGGGCGGCGGGCGTGCATCTCGGGCCCGACGATCTGCCGGTGCCGCTCGCACGAAAGATTGCGCCGGCGGGGTTCATCATCGGCGCATCGGTGGGGACCGAATCAGAGGCGGCCGGAGCGGCCGGGGCCGATTACTGGGGCGTGGGTCCCTGGCGCACCACGAGCACGAAGGCGGATGCCGGTGCGGCACTCGGGCCTGACGGATTTCGGCGGATCGTGGCGCTCGCGGGCGGGCGGCCGTGCATCGCGATCGGTGGGGTGCGGCCGGCCGACATGCCGGCAATCCTGGCGAGCGGTGCCGCGGGGATCGCGGCCGCATCGGGCATTTTCGGGGCGGAGGATGTCGAGCGCGCCGCGCGCGCGTACGCAGCCCACGGCCGGGGCACGCACGTCGCGCGCTGA
- the aroH gene encoding chorismate mutase, producing MPEIPLPRIHGIRGATTVERNDAAEILDATDELLRAVIAANDLRPDDIVSAFFTVTRDLDAAFPARAAEDFGWNIVALLHSTEIPVPGSLPRCVRLLVHAYTMRTRAEIKHCYLRGATVLRPDRA from the coding sequence ATGCCCGAGATCCCCCTCCCCCGCATTCACGGCATCCGTGGCGCCACGACCGTCGAACGCAACGACGCCGCGGAAATTCTCGATGCCACCGACGAGCTGCTCCGCGCCGTCATCGCGGCCAACGATCTCCGGCCCGACGATATCGTGAGCGCGTTCTTCACCGTCACCCGCGACCTCGACGCCGCCTTTCCCGCGCGCGCCGCAGAGGATTTCGGGTGGAACATCGTGGCGCTGCTGCACTCGACCGAGATCCCCGTCCCCGGCTCTCTCCCCCGCTGCGTCCGGCTCCTGGTGCACGCGTACACGATGCGCACGCGGGCCGAAATCAAGCATTGCTATCTCCGCGGGGCCACGGTGCTGAGACCCGACCGCGCGTGA
- a CDS encoding class I SAM-dependent rRNA methyltransferase, with the protein MTTARVTSRGAERWVRGHPWIYRSEVEDGPAEPGLVRVLDPRGRSIGQALYSPASEIRLRLLERGDQPVDAAWWRARIAECLARRGDIDATAYRVVHGEGDGLPSLVVDRYDRWLVAQFLSAGLETMRDDVLAALREVLAPEGILLRHDAAVRRRERLPAETALAFGTVPDSIEVREGDIRYLVAPWSGQKTGAFLDQRPSRLEAGRLAVAGGRALDCFAYHGSFALHLARRSASVLALDASAEALERGRRNAALNGFDNIEWREGDAFELLRAFERARERFDTIVLDPPAFAKSRATVPAALRGYRQINLRAVRILAPGGVLLTASCSFHVHRAQFLGMLAEAAGDSGRRIVLQALLGPGTDHPEVLTIPETGYLKAAVLRAL; encoded by the coding sequence GTGACGACGGCCCGCGTCACGAGCCGGGGCGCGGAACGCTGGGTCCGAGGCCATCCCTGGATCTATCGAAGCGAAGTGGAGGACGGGCCCGCTGAGCCCGGCCTCGTACGCGTCCTCGATCCTCGCGGGCGCTCCATCGGGCAAGCTCTCTACTCGCCCGCGTCGGAGATCCGGCTCCGCCTGCTCGAGCGGGGCGACCAGCCCGTCGACGCCGCGTGGTGGCGCGCCCGCATCGCCGAGTGCCTCGCGCGACGCGGGGACATCGACGCGACCGCGTACCGCGTGGTGCACGGCGAGGGCGACGGGCTGCCGTCGCTCGTGGTGGATCGCTACGACCGCTGGCTCGTCGCCCAATTCCTCTCCGCCGGACTCGAGACCATGCGGGACGACGTGCTCGCCGCACTTCGCGAGGTGCTCGCGCCCGAGGGGATCCTGCTCCGCCACGACGCCGCCGTCCGCCGCCGCGAACGGCTGCCCGCTGAGACCGCGCTCGCCTTCGGGACCGTGCCCGATTCGATCGAGGTGCGCGAGGGCGACATCCGCTACCTTGTCGCCCCATGGTCCGGCCAGAAGACCGGCGCCTTTCTCGACCAGCGGCCGAGCCGGCTCGAAGCCGGCCGGCTCGCCGTGGCCGGCGGGCGCGCGCTCGACTGCTTTGCCTACCACGGCTCGTTCGCCCTCCACCTCGCCCGGCGCTCGGCGTCCGTGCTGGCGCTCGACGCGAGCGCCGAGGCGCTCGAGCGCGGGCGGCGGAACGCGGCGCTCAACGGCTTCGACAACATCGAGTGGCGCGAGGGAGACGCGTTCGAGCTCCTCCGCGCTTTCGAGCGCGCCCGCGAGCGATTCGATACGATCGTGCTCGACCCGCCGGCCTTCGCCAAGTCGCGCGCCACCGTGCCTGCGGCGCTCCGCGGCTATCGCCAAATCAACCTTCGCGCGGTGCGCATACTGGCGCCGGGCGGCGTACTGCTCACCGCCTCGTGCTCCTTCCACGTGCACCGCGCCCAATTCCTCGGCATGCTGGCCGAAGCGGCGGGCGACAGCGGCCGCCGCATCGTGCTGCAGGCGTTGCTCGGGCCGGGCACCGATCATCCCGAAGTGCTGACCATCCCCGAGACCGGCTACCTCAAGGCTGCGGTGCTGCGCGCGCTCTGA